TGGGGCAAGAGGTGTATTAGGTTGGGGTTGGGAGTGCTTCTTTTtgcttgtgtgggtgtgtgtgtgtgtgccctagTCCACTAAGTGGTTTCCAGTGCCAAGGCCCAGAGGAGAGCCTCAGCCTCAGGCCTCACCCCACTAACACACATCGTGATCACATCTCATCCCCAGAGCACCACCGACATTCCTTAACAGCCTCActttttcctcacacacacacacacacacacacacacacacacacacacacacacacgcccaatGTATGTCTACATGCAAGATTAGAAAAGGGTGTAGCTAGGTAGGTAGATGTTTCCAGCCAGGACAGTCATCAGTCATTAATAATGTGAATATTATGATTAAAAATTCATTTCACTAAGCTAGAACAGTCTAATAAAGTAATTTTTGTGTCATGCAACTGTAATGCAAACTTGTAGACAGGGAAAGCATTAAGATGTGTCATTTTAAGTTAAATTCCCAAATGATGTATAGTCTCATATAAATAAAGATGGAGCTCTACTACTACACTGGGATAAAATACAGTAAGATGCCAGAAGAAATGAGTGCAATCTGCCTAGCAGAGatcacataaaacagaaattaaacGATTTCTCAGTGGACCAGCACTGCCAGCCTCCCCACCTCATCAGGTAGGGCCTGGGCAGTCGCATGGCTACATCTCTGCAGCCAGTCTATAACCAGCCTCCGCCACGGTGCCACCTCATGAACAGGATACACCGTGTGTCACACTCCCTCCAGCCGTCGCGACGTCTGATTTCGACACGGCCCACAGAGCATAGGATCCGTGAAACCAGCCCTCTCCAGGATCACGTCAGTTTCGCCCGAGTCAACTATGGGCGCACCTTCCGCTTTGACAGTTGCGTAATAGGCCGGCCCTATCGCTTTAACCCTATTACGCATATGGCTGGTGCTGTTCAGTAATGCCGCTATGAGATCTGATCTACATTGAAATGCACGACAATCAAACCGGATCTGCAGTAAAGGGAGAGGGCTTGGTTTATGACCTGGGCCCGTGCCAACACTACCTTCCTCTGGCCCGGCACTGCCCGGCGCGGCCTGCTAAAACCCCACGGCCAGGCTGACCGGCCCCAGGGCGGCGCATCACGGCGCAGCGGTGTGCTCTCACACCGAGGCAGAGCggtgtgtgcgtgcttgtgtgtgcgtgccacTCAACACCGGCCAATCTCAGCCAGTGACACAGATATATGACAGGGCTAAGCTATCCGAAGCTAACATCATACTCGCTTGACACATTTTCAGCCTGGTTAGTGAGGAGACATTTAGCAGGGGGTATGCAGCCCATACTGGGCCTTGTGCATGCAGGGAAAGGTAGGCTACTCTAGAATTACAGTGGTGTACTTACTGCTGACTTTCATGCTGCCGAAAGCAGAGGGCTGCGGCACTGGTTTGCAGCTCTCCGCGAAGGATGTGGTCCTGGGCCGACCCGACATGATCCAATCCCTTTGATTCTCTCGACTCGGGAGACGGTGACTTGCTTAAACGGCAGGGCTGATCGATTCTCTGACCCTTCTCATCCAAAGAGGGTGCCAGTAAATGAATATCACTGTAATTCACACAGAGGGAGGGTAGGCAGAAAAGAGATCCCCTTTATCCCACGATCCTTCACACTAGTTCGTATCACCTATTAAACTACCCTTTCTTTTCCCCAGCGGTCAATCAGAGCATCATTTTCTTCCTTAGAGCTCCAGGTTTTCTTTCAGCGGGCCTTTGAAGACACGTCTCGGACTAAAATAGTCATGAATCTGGCCTCTCCCTGTGGCCCCCCGATTAAAACCAACTGCGATTTCTTTCTGGAGAAGCGGAATCAGTTTCGCAAAGATGAAGAAGGGCGAGTTCAGATGTTAAAGAGTGCTGATCCGGTGCGGATCACGGGAAAATGCGGCGTTTTCTTGACGATTCGGGACACATGCAGTTCCTCTTCATATCCCGATGTGGAGGCTCAATGATCCGACTGCCATGGCGGCTCCCTCGCTATACCCTAGCCTACAGACCGTCCAACGGAAAATCTGCCAGTTGTCTCAGTCTTCTTCTACGACTTCAACGGCTGTACGCTAGCTCAAAATCCGCCCTCGCCGCCGTCAAATTTCGGTGTGTCTACCGAGGCCCCAGGGGCAGCGAGCTCTTCAGAAAATGATGGTCTTTAGGTACAGAGTGCGACGGTACtgaaattctttttttattccttccCCATAGGTTTCGGGCTCGCTGTCTTTGTCGCTGCGCACCTTAGCTACGCCATTTACGTAAAGGGTTACAGGGATTGCTCCGCTCTCGTGGTGAGGAGGTTCACGCTTCTGACGTAACCCGCGACGGAGAATAGAAAAACTGTGAACGCGCAAACGGTGAATCTGGGGTGGACGATTTAGCCAATCAGAGAGGGTATCCTTCAGAAATGGGCGTTAACAGTGTTCCCCTGGTCCAATAGAAACGCAGTTCTTGAGAACCACATGGCATAATTTGCGTGGCACCGCCCTCATGACTTCAAAGGCTTTTCTCCACGCCGCAACAGGGACAATGGGCGGATCCGCTCCCAGGATTGATGACTCTGTTGGCCAATGGAGCTCGGAAACCGGACTGTCAGTTCAAATGGACCCAGCTGTCACAGTGCACCGGTGGTCATGCAGCACTGTTGCTATGTTAGTTACAAAAGCCCACCCATCTCCTCGACACTTTTAAATTCATAATAATGTAGGTGCGAACATGTAGTACACGGCTGTCCTGACATTATAACTATTTATCCAGGTAACATACCATATCAATTCAGTCCTTAACATTTTAACTTAATATCattattttcaccatttttcGTTTGTTTTCGGTAGCCACGACTCTctactaatgttttttttaatccttatttttatttttgatgtcttTCAGTTCTTTTGCATATCACCATATTATTTCTCCCTTTGCACAACCGTCAGTTACACTACTACCTCAGTTGTATGATGAcctatatctatctatctattcatttcatatattatatatatattgtgtagATTCTATTCCAATTTAATAtctgtacattttgtgtttgttgcacTGAAGAGCCTACAACTGCATTTCACTGTGGATTCTTGTATTGCATAAAGGCAGTAAAGTTAGACCTTTGAACCTTTACTCAATTCATAGATCAGTTTAATATCAGTCAGCAAGAGAAACTTTTGTGTTGCCAAGTTgctttggcttttgtttttcatttctgtttggtGATAATTCTGTtattaatgttgttattttgcCATTAATAAATGCTTCAGAAGTTGTTAATATGGACTTTGGTCCCAGCCCTCTACAGCTCTTTATTGCAAAATAGTCAAATCAGCCACAGAGAATTTTCACAATCTGGCAATCCACAAAAAATGTTCTTATTAATGGCTTTTCactgaacaacaaaacattagcattagctaaaGCATTAATAAAACCATTAGTTACAACTTAACCCACTGTAACGGGCAACTCATTAGATGTATTTTATGCTTCTCTGATTACCACAAACGATTTGAGGTTACATCTGTGAGAACTAATCCTCATCTATTTCTCATTTTGTAATAAATGTTGAATGATATAGTAGATAGCCATGGACTATAGTGTTATCTGGggaaagaaatgtgtgtgtgactgaatgaCAACTATTTTTATTCCACAGTTCTTCAATATGCCTGTTTTCCTCATCTGAAACAGAATGCAGGTCACTTATCTAGGCTTTGCAGGGAAGTCTTTCCCTCTGATGCAGAATGATGCTGGTAGTCAGTCTTTTGTGCGGTTTATTTATACTCCGTTATGCTTTATATGAAAGGGAATTTCTCCCAGGCTGCCCTTCAATGGTTCATATGCAGAATAGAGAGCAGCAGCGTCTCAAAAACAGGCAGCTGAGCAGAAGTAATGGAAGACGCTGTTTTCCCTTCATAGCAACACCTCCCCCGGCAAACACAGATTTTCCCATTAGAGGAAGAgcaaaaaatacagagaggagaTAGtgggagggagtgagggagaaaaGGGCAAGTCAGGAAAGAGAAATTTAAAACAAGAGGGGGAGAGGGTatactgttctgtttttgtctgtgttgcagAGATATCATGAAAACTCCCCAATCTGTCATTAAGTGTTGATTAATGTTGGGGGACTGTGAGAAAGGGCTTGGTAAGGGCTCCTTTTTGCCCCCATTACCCCCTTGCAGGCTGATCTAGGCCTGCATCAAGCCAGTGTTTTATACACTTTCTGTTTGGCTGTTCATGCTGTGGTGACCCTTACGTAAATATAGTATAAAACAGGAGAAGATGCAGAATGAACATGAAGTCTTGTGGATGACTTGAAGACCAAAGGGCAGCAGGGCACTCTCTCTATCTCATacacagtcactcactcacagacATGAGACATACACTACAGATAAGTGTGATCGTTGCACATTACATGCTCTGAATGAATATGGACaataacactgagaaaaaaattgCATGTATATAAGTGATATCAATGACCTGTTTTCACCTATTGCTCAGCATGTGACAACAAATGTAGAGCACTGTATAGACAATGCAGGGCGTTGAAAATTAAAGCCaaactcaaaacaacaaaatgcaataaaatggcATAGCAACATTTTAAGTAATGTTGATGACAAtgtaaaactattaaaaaaaaaggagacagaaagaaacgTCTGTACACCAAACCATCTactaataaatattaaaataaatatagaatCTGCATAATAGCTAATATAGTGCACATTTCAACTGCTCTGTGAAACCTTTAATTTTACTTTCtggcttttttatttgttctctAAATGTCAGACTTAGTAGTTTTTGTAATGTAAGAGTTTTCATCTGACAGCAGAAATATACAAATAAGACCATAAGGAATATTAAAAAGTAAACAGCATTATGTGCTTTTGAGttacaaaatatttcacaaatctAATCTAATAGTCTCTGTCCCACAATGCGACTCTTCATTCAGAATGCAAAACACATTCCTATTGAAAGCTACAGTCAAATTATCTCCCATTATAGATGCACAGTAGTTTTGTGCAAATTCAACTTTGTCTATCCTCAAAGCTGATATCAATATTTTTAGGCCATGAATTCAAGTGGTGGAAATGGATGAACCTGTAAAGTGCAGTAAACCTGTGTTCACACAAAGGTGGGTTTGAGGTCCTCTTTGAATACCACTGGGTGTGGGGAGCGGTAGAGGCCGGTGTAGCCTTCGTACTCGCTGTCGGAGGAGTCTGAGGAGCTGTCAGAGGACAGGAGCGAGCCCCGCTGCAGGCAAGACTCACAGTACGGGCGGTGGTAGTAACAGTAGTCTGTTGAGCTGCTGGAGTCTGAGTCCCAGTACCCACAGGAGTTTCTAATGTGTCTGTGGTGCTGCTCGTTATCACCAGCCGCTTCTGCATCAGGTCGAGGTGTGTGATCGTGTTCTGTACAACACAATGCTGAACAACTGTGAGACCTAGAAACACACCTCCGACATTTTCTTATCACTCTGTGCCTTTCTggtgcctcctcttcctcctcctcctcctcttctcgcTCAAGGTCACTGTTGCGAACCTGGAGAAGGGTACCATCCACAGTCACCCCATCATGGCGCTTGCCAGGGTTCTGGCTTTCACAGTTTTGCCTTGTCTTCCCACAACCTGTGTAGAAGCAAGGAGGGGTCAAACCTCTTCTAGATGAGTTGAAGGGCGGCCGCCGTTTCCTCATCACGTAGGGTGAGATGCTGGGGTAGCGGAAGAGAACAGGCGGATGAGGGGAGCATGGTGTCCGCAGGGAGAGAGGTGACAGCATGGAGGCTTCTGTAAATCTTAGCTGAGAGGGCGTTCTGGTTGTTTGACCTGGAGATCGCAGCGCACTTTCAACGACTGCATCCAAGCTTAGCTCCTGGAGGATCTCCTGCAACTGTTCGCTGCTAACAAAACCAGTTGGTCTGACATTTGGTCCCAGCTGAGATGTTGAGCCACTGCGATTGCCGAAAGTTTCAACCTGAAATGGGTTTAATCCTCTACGGCATTGTAATGAAGTGACAAAGTTAACGGTCTCCTCTGCCGTCCTGAGTAATCCAGAAGATGGTAGGGACACGGGCTGTTCGAGATCCTCCCCTGTTCTGGACTCTGTGTCATTGTCTGTATGGCCACGGATAGAGGCACTCTTTTGATTTTCACCCACATACAGATCATtagggagaggggaggaagcaGTAATGGGGTTTGAGGAGTTTGGAGTTGTGTGATGCTCAGAGGACGGtgctgaaacagcagcaggagtgaGGCGAGGAGATGAGAGTTGAGATTTAGTTTCTCTATGAggtagagaagaagaagaggggcCGTCAGACTGAAGCTCTGTGGTCTGAGTCGAGGAGGAGTTGAGGTTGGTGGCGGAGGAGTCCATGTCCTCGCAGGGCTGGCTGGCCGACATGAGCCGCAGGAGTTTGTCCTTGGCATTGTTCACCTGCTCCTGCAGACTGTCAATCACAGCATTTTTCTGGAAATTGTAGTGACAAACACAAGAATGAATATTttgagatggaaagaaaaaaaaacactggtagAGAAATCTCCCTCTAAACAAAATTTGCACAGTTTCCTGGAGGTGGATGGTTTGAAGTGAGACAAACTGCACAGACAAGCTCTGGGAGAAAACAGTCAACAACAGCCGGTGtcatttagatttatttttgacaccagtgaattaaaaaaaaaaaatcccagccAATTTGCAGTGCTTGCTATAACATTTTGATGGCAAAGTGCAAGTTTTAGCTAACAGAGACACccttaaagaaaaacattgtaaaaGTGAGGATAAAATGTGTCAGgcaatatgtttttaaatgggATTATTTCCAGACACCACCATTTccttctgtttgtctcttttgaAATCTCTTCATGAAATGAATTACGAAAAAGAAGAATAGAGAATTAACAAGAATAGCAATTTTATGCTTAAAGAATAAGTATGAAAATCAGTGTCAGCAGACAACTGTAAGTAGAGCAACACTAAGAGTACTTAGCttagcagtgctttgagctaaatgatgacatcagcataataatgacaatgctaacatgcagatGTGAAGCAGGTATAATGCTTATCATATTTAGCATCTTGacttagcatgttagcatgctaaaattgggaaaaacaaaataacagctGATGGAATAAAACTACTTTTGCAGGTTTTCTGCTACAAACCAAAGCACTGTACAAATTCAAGTTTTGACTTGCTGGTGGCGCTACAAGAAAAGTCAGGGGCTCATCAGAGTCATTGGTATTCATCCTCTCGGGACCATGAGAAAAAATCATGACAATTTGTCtaatagttgctgagatattttagtctgggCCAAAGTGGTGAACAGATCAACATTAGCCACAGCGGTAGTATAGGCTAAAACAAGCTATGCTTTTGTGCAGATACCACCAGAAATAACGTTAAAGAGAAGTGTTATCTAGATCAGTGACAACTAATTCAAAAATCTGTCATTACTGCATTATGGGATAATCCAATACCTTGGTTTATAACACGTGTTCACACAAATTAATATTAGTATTTAATATCCCACAAGACCATCTTATTAAATGTCAGGTAGTTCTGTGAAATATTGATGCAGTACCTCATTAAGGAGTTTCTTCATGGAGCTGTTCTCCCCCATTAGGTAGTAGATCTCATCCTGGCTGTACACAGATGGCTGGCTCTTACTGGGGCTGCTGAAATACTTGGCCATCTGACCTGGGTTGTTCTGATCCTCTTCGAATTGACGCCACTGGGTTAGCTGTATAGTGGTGAGAATGATATTTTGAGTTAAGGCATGTACAGATTATTACACCAGCTCTCAGCtatagaaatacacacactagTAGGTGTGGGACCATTTGACATGGGACCTTTTGACCAGGTGTGTTTTAGTGTATTACTCATTGTTCAGAcatttccttcctctccacTGCAGATGCATTCCTTTATCATAACATAAACCCACTGCCAGACACTCAAGGAGTCATAAACCTGTTTGCAACTGCCTACGTAGTTTTGACTCATAAACACCTTTTGTGTGAGTCACACTAGACTGATAGACATGAAAACTGACACGCATATGGAAAAGGGAGGTGTGGACACCAAAATTACTCATATTTATTTACTGGCTTTGACAAAATTTAAAGAGAAAGTCATACACATATCTgtcatttgtctgtctgtttgtcatatgtctgtatttgctgctgctttccGGACAGAGTATCCTACGACTGCCTGACAGTTCTGCCTAAAATATAAAATTCCTCTCccagaaacaagaaaatgtcaGAGGCTAATGATAAACTacaataaatagattttttctGAGACACATGTTCCTTGGAGATTTCATGCATCTTCTAAGTatatctgcatgtttttttcctctaaccTGAGGCACAAACAGCATACAGTTAGTAGCCAATGTGCAGATGAAGATGGCTCCAGCTACAGTGCTGTACACCAGGTTGGGCCAGGCCTGCAAGAAGACGGACACAGGGACGACCACGGCAGAGGAGAGGGTGACCAAAGTGACGGCAGTTATGATGGTGGGAGACTGGTTGACTGGAGGGTGGCTGACGTTACTGGTCAGCCCAGCCAGGTAAGTGCCATAGAGGAGAAGACAACCCtacagagagatgcagagacaaggtaaaaacatttgttaagtccttacaaaataaaagtcttttgGTTGAAGGACCTCAAACAATTATACTCGTTCAAAAATGTATACTTCATCTATTTTCATTTCAGGGGCTAGAGTCATTTAATGCCAGAGATTTAAGTCTACATATCGTTTTTTGATCTTGTTTATGTCACACAGATGAACTCGATCATCTGAAGTCCCTTtagtatatataaatacataggTAATGTGAAGATTCCTCTCTTTTACCTGAGACTAAtagtttaaaaagtttaaagaaGTAATTTAGCATCTTGTTATCATTGCCCAAAGTAATCATTTTATCATTGCATTTGAATTGAATGGAGAGGACTTACCTTCTGAACAGCAATGATGATAGCCCATAGATCTGAGTATGTAGAGGAACATGAGTCCAACTGAGACAAAGAGTAGGAAATGTCTCTTTCCACCACCTACATCAGAGAAAACAATACACACTTAGTGAGTTTAAACCCCATTATATTTGGCAATGTCACCAACAAATCtataattaattacattaaagTAGGAGGATGAGGGAGTTTGTGATTTTGTAGTGACATGATCAAATTTTCCTGCAATTTCATACAAATCAAATAATCATAATTTATGTCAATAAGCAGTCCATGAAAAATAATGGCCAGCAATTAAGTAGTATGTGTTATAGTTCCCACAAAAtcacaaactaaacaaaatcataGCTTGTTTTACAACTTGCTGAATCACCATTAATTTGTACCTTGACAACAGCTGTAACAGATCGTGAACACCTGATGGGGTCTGTGAGGTTCCAGGTGGTGAGAACCAGCGTGTCCACCAGGATCAGCAAAGCCACCATGCCCATCAGCTGGATGTCTCGGATGAtctgagacagagagcagagtcaCAGATCACATCAAAAACAAGCTAACTGTATCTGTACAGCATCTCTATCCATATGCATTCACTCTCTGAGAGATGTCTTTGTGTTACCCTAGTCAGACGGCACCTAAGGAATACCATAAGTCTCTCTTTGAAATTCAATGAAAATTCAAAAAGTGGATCCAGCTTTGCATCAAAGTACTCagtcattacatttacatttattcatttccttttacCCAAAGCAACTTACAAGTGCGGGGCAACACTCAAGCTTCAGTATAGTGGAAGATGTTAGAAAAAGCACATAGTACTAAATCTGTTCAAGAAGACAAAGTGCAAGAATACATGTGATAGAATGTTCAAAAATCTTGGAAAGTAGTGGCAAGAAATTCTTCGAAAACCTTTTGAATTCACACCAACAACTTTTCACTTTGCCCCATGAGCCATGGCCTTAACTTCTACTGAAATTTCTTCACATTATTTTGAGACATCTTGCTAACTATTGAAGAaacagaggcacaaacacaaGTGAGACCAAAAATATGACATGAGCATTACATAATATATGTAGACTAAGGAGTCTATGAAAGTTAGGAATAAGAAACAGACTCTATCAGCATACCCCTTGCCCTGAAAATGTCTGTCAAGCATCTTTATTTGCTgtctttattaattttttttaaccaatgcTTCCTTTTGCCCTCTCAACCTGTGTCTGCATTGCTTCTTCACAATTCAGAATTCTGATTTAAAACTATTCaccaaacacattaaaataacttCTAAAAAGGTTAGAATAAGCTCTGAAAACCTGATAAGAATAATAATTCATAATATAATGAAGGCACAAGGCCTGAAGACCACACCTACCACTCTCTTGTCAGGCACTCGCTGGGTGAACACTCTGTACAGTCTCCACGTCTTCCCCAAAATTGGTCCAAACACCAGGGTACTGCCGACACAAAGAGTCCACATTCGAGCCTGTAGGAGAGAAAGCACTTCGTAATTATCTAACAGTGATTTACCCGACAATATAATGGAGCACTGAGAGTGATGTGGGCGCTTACTTGTAGCACAGCTGCAGACGGTCCACCCTGTGAGTGTGTTCGTTCATCGACAGCAAACAGGAAGCCACTGCTATAAGTGAGGAGACTTCCAAAGAGAGTCAGGATGTTCAGATTTGGACTGGACATCTTCACTATCCTGaagataaaaatacaacaattaatTTCAGTAAATGTCTCTTTGGGTTTATGTACTGTGTATGTTTCACTTTGCATAGTACCTGTTGTTTTTGAAGCGCAGGGTGAAGAGAAGGAAGCAGAATGCCAGCAGGATGCCACAGGAGAGCAGCGTCCACACCACAGCACTTAGCACTGGGGAGAGGGACCGCCTCGGGCGCTCCACCACcatctgcacatacacacaaaccccTTAATATCACCTCTAATATTGCAGATCTAGCTTTTATACATCTACACTGTTCAATGATTGATTAAATgattagatagatactttattaatccgcacAGGAAATTCACAATTCACaattgtgtatttgtattctATTCTTTCACTCTGGtgtaaaagcaacagaaaacatacacaggGACCATGTGagtaaacataactttattaaGGGAAACATAGCAACAAACATCATGCCTTGCCAACTgatctgaaaatgattttaaaaaaagagattttagACATTGACATATGAGATGATCAGAGGTGCAGAGTTGATGCCACCATGATTACGCCGGGGGTTAAAGTAGGGGAAGAGTCTTTCATTGAATGAGTATCCTGTGAATGAGTAAATGTGAGAGGCAGAGTCCACGTTGTAAAAAGAAACCTGCCCCCACTCCAGATCCACATACACCCCGACTCTCTGGGGCTTCTCCACCAGCGGTACGCAGATGGGAGT
This genomic window from Lates calcarifer isolate ASB-BC8 linkage group LG1, TLL_Latcal_v3, whole genome shotgun sequence contains:
- the gpr156 gene encoding LOW QUALITY PROTEIN: probable G-protein coupled receptor 156 (The sequence of the model RefSeq protein was modified relative to this genomic sequence to represent the inferred CDS: deleted 1 base in 1 codon), whose amino-acid sequence is MEPELNCSSHCDSPLCFIHSGINRQEGLHLLQRLCSLSTMVVERPRRSLSPVLSAVVWTLLSCGILLAFCFLLFTLRFKNNRIVKMSSPNLNILTLFGSLLTYSSGFLFAVDERTHSQGGPSAAVLQARMWTLCVGSTLVFGPILGKTWRLYRVFTQRVPDKRVIIRDIQLMGMVALLILVDTLVLTTWNLTDPIRCSRSVTAVVKVVERDISYSLSQLDSCSSTYSDLWAIIIAVQKGCLLLYGTYLAGLTSNVSHPPVNQSPTIITAVTLVTLSSAVVVPVSVFLQAWPNLVYSTVAGAIFICTLATNCMLFVPQLTQWRQFEEDQNNPGQMAKYFSSPSKSQPSVYSQDEIYYLMGENSSMKKLLNEKNAVIDSLQEQVNNAKDKLLRLMSASQPCEDMDSSATNLNSSSTQTTELQSDGPSSSSLPHRETKSQLSSPRLTPAAVSAPSSEHHTTPNSSNPITASSPLPNDLYVGENQKSASIRGHTDNDTESRTGEDLEQPVSLPSSGLLRTAEETVNFVTSLQCRRGLNPFQVETFGNRSGSTSQLGPNVRPTGFVSSEQLQEILQELSLDAVVESALRSPGQTTRTPSQLRFTEASMLSPLSLRTPCSPHPPVLFRYPSISPYVMRKRRPPFNSSRRGLTPPCFYTGCGKTRQNCESQNPGKRHDGVTVDGTLLQVRNSDLEREEEEEEEEEAPERHRVIRKCRRCVSRSHSCSALCCTEHDHTPRPDAEAAGDNEQHHRHIRNSCGYWDSDSSSSTDYCYYHRPYCESCLQRGSLLSSDSSSDSSDSEYEGYTGLYRSPHPVVFKEDLKPTFV